The genome window GCGGCAGCCTGATAATGCCAAGGCCTTGTATCGGGCTGGAGTGGCCTTTTTCCACCTGCAGGACTATGACCAGGCCCGGCACTACCTCATGGCTGCTGTCAATAGGAAGCCAAAAGGTGAGAGAAGGGGGCTGAAGCGGGAAGTACAAAAAATAGTCCCACTGAGGTAGTATCTGTGGGAGAGGATTTTAGTTCATTTTCCAATGTATTGAATTGTGAAAATAAGTAATAATATATTCACACGttcaatattaaaaaagtataaaaagatgTATGACGATGTATAACAAACAGACCTTCTACTCATGAATTCCAAGTTTCAGTTCCTAGATGGAGACTAAAATAGGATCTAGATTCCAGTGAATAAACTTGATAATCCTTGTTTCTACCAGTTTTCCAGCTGAGGTCTGGCTTTTGCATGACTGTCCTTTCATCCTTTAGCTCAGCTAACCCCAGGTATGACCTAGAAGAACAGGCATCCTGAGAATTTGAggcttgtttccaaggcaaaaaggATATTGTTAAGAGAATGATAAACTTGTTCCTGTGTTGGTGGGTCAGCTCTGAAAATTGTCTCCCAGTTTGCATTATGGCTTAGAGCAGCTACTGAAGTGAGGGGGTCCCCAAACGTAAAATAACTCACCACTCTAATTGAATGGAAAAGTCATTAAAGTGTTAGTTACCCtggtctcttgcgttgcaggcagattctttaccatctgagccaccagggaagcctggaaaagTCATGaattaataaagatataaaatatgaacCATTGCTCATGTTTCTTTCAAGTACACAGATTAACTGCCACCCATGTATAGTAGGTTTAGAGGCTGTGCTCTTAAAATTACTGTTTCTTCAGCTGCTTTTCATTATTAAGTTAGAAACCAGCTCAGCCTtgtacaataattttttaaaaatatatatttatttatttgactgcatcagggTTTATTGCCACACGTGACCTCCCTGGTTGTGGCAcagggacttagttgccccacatgTTGTTGAAAATAGCTGATAATACATGTTGTGGGACAGCTAAGTccctgtgccacagctagagaggatcttagttccctgattagggatcgaaccttcggcattggaaggtagattcttaaccagtggaccaccagggaagtccctgtataaGATTCTTTAGAGATTAAAAGTGGTATTAATGAAGGAAATGTACTGTTGTATAGAATAGTTGTGATATACGCAGATCTTAGAAATTTTCAGAAATGGAAGGGTGTTCACAGTCCTCTCCTACCTGGACGTACAATTACGGGTCTGTCTTTGATTGCCTCCTTTGTCCTGTTCTAAGACGCCAACGTCCGGAGGTACCTTCAGCGGACACAGTTGGAACTCAGCAGCTACCATCGGAAAGAGAAGCAGCTCTACCTGGGCATGTTTggttaaaagaagaaagatactCCTCCACTTGAACTTAGATGAACCATTAGAGACCCATCAAAGGGAAACCTGAGCCTCAGCAAGAGAAATTACCCCCACACCTCTGACTGAGGTGAACTTCTGTTTTGCTTCTAGTACTGCACAAACTCTTCTATCACTTACATAGTCTGTatttttgtttccccatctttctaTTTATATGGcttttaatatatagtattatatatcaGAAACATTTGCCTTTGAGAAATACAACCAGAAAACACTCATCAGTTATAGGTGGATTAATCATAGCTCTGGCATAGATTTTGATGATAGATGTTGGTAGATGTAGTCATATACAACGGATAAGGCTTATTAGAAGATGAAGTAATAAGGACAGGCAGAAAGGAGTTTTTTCTCTTCGTTTCCTCAGATTTCTAAAGCCAAAATGGGAAGCCCTTACACAGGTCACAAATTGGCAAATACATACTGTGAAACTAGACAATAATAAATTCGACCCACGTGCCTcaaaatgaaagatttaaaagTAACTACTTCattaattcctttttcttaatAGTCCACATACATTGAGATTCTTTATCCTCCACAAAAGTATCTAGTTCTTCTTGATAATTTCTAGCTATTGTAGCCTTGCTATTGCTCACACTCAGATCATTAATATagtatgcttatttttttttattaaacccTTCTGTCTTAAAACCCCTGGAGTCAAGCAtctaagtatatattttataacctttaaaaagaCCTCATGCCAGAAAACTTGTAAACGCTTGAATTTTTAAGTTGCATACCTATAGGCtgctcatttctttaagaaaggCAAGCGTTTACCAAGTCTTCTAGAAACAATACGACAAAGAGCAGGATAGAAACATAGATCTGTTTTTTACCTGTCACCTTGTATTTTGTAAGAACTCCATTCCTTAAAGAGGAGGGAAACAGTGAGGAAAGGTTCTCTTTCCTTTGTGCCTTTTAAGCACCGACAGAACTTTCTGGAAGCTTTGTTGGGCACAGATGCAGGCTGCAGATCTGGTACAGCCATGGCTCAGTAGGCGGCTTCCTCAACTGGAGCACCTTTATCATTCTGCACACTTATTCTAATGTCCACAATGTATGAGTTGTACAGAGTAGATGAGACCATAATAGCTCTGCCTCTATATTTATGAATGAAAGGAATAAGTCATATGTCCTTAGCCATCATATAAACACAGTTTACAGACAAAAACTTCTTGGTCTTGCCAAGTGTACATGAGCTCTTCTCTCTTAATCAGTAATGTGTCTCTCTTGATGAactaggctcctctttctatCTCCCTGTACTCTTAAATAGTACAACCATCAGCTTATAACAAAAAGTCTTTATACCAAATAGTCTTTTAAGTCCAAGGACACAACTAACAAAAGAGGAATATATTATTCCTCTTCCAAGCTTCTTAAATTTCTAAGCCTAGACTGTTGCCAAATTATGTCATGGTTGTGTGTTATCTTTGTTTGGGGCTGGTTttgctttctgattttcttttttttccccactaagaCTTGATGTTACAGTAAGCTATGTTCTGTatcaatgaggaaaaaataaaactgatatttaaaaatgtattgtagATGTGTATTgcactaatcttttttttttttgcattactaAGAGACAAAGTGGTCAGACTTAACATTTTGGTCTTTAATTTGAAGGCCAGCTCTAACAAAGATGCTAATGAATGGGAAAGTGGACAAAGGTAGGCAGTCAGATATGGGTCTGGAG of Bubalus bubalis isolate 160015118507 breed Murrah chromosome 5, NDDB_SH_1, whole genome shotgun sequence contains these proteins:
- the TTC9C gene encoding tetratricopeptide repeat protein 9C isoform X2, with protein sequence MLLTCLLQMEPVNYERVKEYSQKVLERQPDNAKALYRAGVAFFHLQDYDQARHYLMAAVNRKPKDANVRRYLQRTQLELSSYHRKEKQLYLGMFG